The Nitrospira sp. genome window below encodes:
- a CDS encoding TIGR04255 family protein, translating to MARERHLTKAPITEAVIDIRVKLPTDKQDPALIKRFTLAIQEQLPGQFPEEKELRAVQMLFEVGPPSRQETISSHVGYRYDSKDGKRVIQAKLDSFTFSCLKPYDNWEALRKGAYAAWQVYRESMKPEAITRIATRFINQVELPGPLIDFDDYLTAAPVIPNALPQAYSSFLTRMAIPDEKNQVMIIITQSFQPGVKPTLVPVVIDIDVFMEKLFENRTDSWDRMAWDRIDTLRAIKNRVFFESITETTAGLLE from the coding sequence ATGGCCAGAGAGCGTCATCTTACAAAGGCTCCAATAACAGAGGCAGTTATTGATATTCGAGTTAAGCTCCCTACAGACAAGCAAGACCCAGCTCTTATTAAGCGTTTTACCCTTGCAATACAGGAACAATTGCCAGGGCAATTTCCAGAAGAAAAAGAGCTGCGAGCTGTGCAAATGCTCTTTGAGGTTGGCCCTCCTTCCCGACAGGAAACTATATCGAGTCATGTTGGTTACCGATATGACAGCAAAGATGGCAAACGCGTCATCCAAGCAAAGCTGGATAGCTTCACCTTTAGCTGTCTCAAGCCATATGATAACTGGGAAGCCCTCCGAAAAGGTGCCTATGCCGCGTGGCAAGTCTATCGGGAATCAATGAAACCCGAAGCGATAACTCGCATTGCTACTCGTTTCATTAATCAAGTTGAACTTCCTGGACCTCTGATCGATTTCGACGACTATTTAACAGCAGCTCCGGTAATTCCAAACGCACTTCCACAAGCATACTCAAGTTTTCTTACCAGGATGGCTATTCCAGACGAAAAGAACCAGGTCATGATCATCATTACTCAGTCATTCCAGCCGGGAGTCAAGCCAACACTGGTTCCGGTTGTGATTGATATAGATGTTTTCATGGAGAAATTGTTTGAAAACCGGACGGATTCTTGGGATAGAATGGCATGGGATAGGATAGATACGTTGCGAGCTATCAAGAACCGGGTCTTTTTCGAAAGCATTACTGAGACTACAGCGGGGCTACTCGAATGA
- a CDS encoding ribbon-helix-helix protein, CopG family, whose amino-acid sequence MKLKIGTQIEEEIMKLIKRKAAEEGCSISDLIQDALVQYLSAGPTSPKE is encoded by the coding sequence ATGAAACTAAAAATCGGCACGCAAATAGAAGAAGAGATTATGAAGCTGATTAAGCGCAAGGCCGCAGAGGAGGGTTGCTCCATCAGCGATCTTATCCAGGATGCCCTGGTCCAATACCTCAGCGCCGGTCCCACGAGCCCGAAAGAGTGA